In Rariglobus hedericola, the following proteins share a genomic window:
- a CDS encoding GDSL-type esterase/lipase family protein, whose protein sequence is MPALCRLAAIACLGFLASQAAGDASPAGVTTLMPLGDSITEGGEGFHVYRYPLMEKLLQAGYRVAYVGSKTTRPVEGSPLGVLSHEGYAGQNAAFIRARFETLYRQNPADIILVHAGHNQFADQLPIPGLIKDTTAIITTARSINPKVIVLLAQVIPSGKLPKYSYIPELNQQLATLAARLTTTASPVVIVDQASGFDWKTDTVADHVHPNQQGADKMAARWFDALTRVLPPPKPPVTGR, encoded by the coding sequence ATGCCTGCACTCTGTCGTCTGGCCGCCATCGCCTGCCTGGGATTCCTCGCGAGCCAGGCGGCCGGCGACGCGTCGCCGGCCGGTGTCACCACCCTGATGCCGCTCGGCGACTCCATCACGGAGGGCGGCGAAGGATTTCATGTCTACCGGTATCCGCTCATGGAGAAACTTCTCCAGGCCGGTTACCGTGTTGCCTATGTCGGCTCCAAAACCACCCGCCCCGTCGAAGGTTCGCCGCTCGGCGTGCTCAGCCACGAAGGTTATGCCGGACAAAACGCCGCCTTCATCCGCGCACGATTTGAAACGCTCTACCGTCAAAACCCCGCCGACATCATTCTCGTCCATGCCGGTCACAACCAGTTCGCCGATCAACTGCCGATCCCCGGTTTGATCAAAGACACGACCGCGATCATCACGACCGCGCGTTCGATCAATCCCAAGGTCATCGTGCTGCTCGCCCAGGTGATCCCCAGCGGAAAACTGCCGAAATATTCCTACATTCCGGAGTTAAACCAACAGCTGGCCACGCTCGCCGCCCGCCTCACCACGACGGCTTCGCCCGTGGTCATCGTTGACCAGGCCAGCGGCTTCGACTGGAAAACCGACACCGTCGCCGATCACGTCCACCCCAACCAACAAGGCGCAGACAAAATGGCCGCCCGCTGGTTTGACGCCCTCACTCGGGTGCTGCCTCCGCCAAAACCACCTGTCACCGGCCGTTGA
- a CDS encoding FAD-dependent oxidoreductase, translating to MPLTQHTLETDFVVAGGGLAGVCAAIAAARRGSRVVLIQDRSVLGGNASSEIKMHIVGADCHGAKPGTRESGIMEELRLEDAVRNPHRCYSQWDLLLYEKVKLEPNITLFLDTDVVGATVEGDTIQSVRAVRNPTEDEFHIKAKFFADCTGDGRLGFEAGADYHVGREAKSQYGETLARDVADRHTLGSSILITGRKYDAPQPFISPSWIRKFKKEHFKHRPINSYEYGYWWFEWGGQIDSLKDNETIRHELLRIALGVWDYVKNSGDHPASANWALDWVGAIPGKRESRRFLGPHVLKEQDVLGGRIFEDQVAYGGWAIDLHPPSGVDVPEERPFTPTHFSHLYSIPLGTYHSRNIANLFFAGRNISASHVAFASTRVMATCAIGGQAIGTAAALWCNAEGSDIRKLATKENVSALQQALLRDDCYLLNVPNSDEADLARKATVTASSATLPAANVIDGITRDLKACFGSWSSDSSHRWESASLPATLALELPAPAAIGEVHVTFDTHFEKELVLSMSDHHTGKSAPRAAQPETVKAYRLLIDGTVIAEVTDNYLRKRIHTLVTPVTGRKLDLEVLSTHGAPAARVFEIRAYGA from the coding sequence ATGCCCTTAACCCAGCATACCCTTGAAACTGATTTTGTCGTCGCCGGTGGCGGTCTCGCCGGTGTCTGCGCCGCCATCGCCGCCGCGCGCCGCGGCTCCCGCGTTGTCTTGATCCAGGATCGTTCCGTCCTCGGCGGCAACGCCTCCAGCGAGATCAAGATGCACATCGTCGGTGCCGACTGCCACGGCGCCAAACCCGGCACCCGCGAGTCCGGCATCATGGAGGAACTTCGCCTCGAAGACGCCGTGCGCAATCCCCACCGCTGCTATTCGCAGTGGGATCTCCTTCTCTACGAAAAGGTAAAGCTGGAGCCCAATATCACGCTCTTCCTCGACACCGATGTCGTCGGCGCGACGGTCGAGGGCGACACCATCCAATCCGTCCGCGCCGTGCGCAATCCCACGGAGGACGAGTTCCACATCAAGGCCAAGTTCTTCGCCGACTGCACGGGCGACGGCCGCCTTGGTTTCGAGGCCGGTGCCGATTACCACGTCGGCCGCGAAGCCAAATCGCAATACGGCGAAACCCTCGCTCGCGACGTCGCAGACCGCCACACGCTCGGCAGTTCCATTCTCATCACCGGCCGCAAATACGACGCGCCCCAGCCGTTCATCTCCCCGTCCTGGATTCGCAAATTCAAGAAAGAGCACTTCAAGCACCGCCCGATCAACAGCTACGAATACGGTTACTGGTGGTTCGAATGGGGTGGTCAGATCGACTCCCTCAAGGACAACGAAACCATCCGCCACGAGCTCCTGCGCATCGCCCTCGGCGTCTGGGATTACGTGAAAAACTCCGGCGATCACCCCGCCTCCGCCAACTGGGCACTCGACTGGGTCGGTGCCATCCCCGGCAAACGTGAAAGCCGCCGTTTCCTCGGACCTCACGTCCTCAAGGAACAGGACGTCCTCGGTGGTCGCATCTTCGAAGACCAGGTCGCTTACGGTGGCTGGGCGATCGATCTTCACCCGCCATCCGGCGTCGATGTGCCCGAAGAGCGTCCGTTCACACCTACGCACTTCAGCCACCTTTACTCGATCCCGCTCGGCACATATCACTCGCGCAACATCGCCAATCTTTTCTTCGCGGGTCGCAACATCTCTGCCTCCCACGTCGCCTTCGCCAGCACCCGCGTGATGGCCACTTGCGCCATCGGTGGCCAGGCCATCGGCACCGCCGCCGCCTTGTGGTGTAACGCCGAGGGCAGCGACATCCGCAAGCTCGCCACCAAGGAAAACGTCTCCGCCCTCCAGCAGGCGCTCCTCCGCGACGACTGCTACCTGCTCAACGTTCCCAACTCCGACGAGGCCGACCTCGCCCGCAAGGCCACGGTCACCGCGTCGTCCGCCACGCTTCCCGCCGCCAACGTGATCGACGGTATCACGCGCGATTTGAAGGCGTGCTTCGGCAGCTGGTCATCCGACTCCTCACACCGCTGGGAATCTGCCTCGCTGCCCGCCACCCTCGCCCTCGAGCTGCCGGCGCCGGCCGCGATCGGCGAAGTCCACGTCACCTTCGACACCCACTTCGAAAAGGAACTGGTCCTCTCGATGAGCGATCACCACACGGGGAAATCCGCCCCGCGTGCCGCCCAGCCCGAGACCGTCAAGGCCTACCGTCTCCTCATCGACGGCACGGTCATCGCCGAGGTGACCGACAACTACCTGCGCAAGCGTATCCACACCTTGGTTACGCCCGTGACCGGCCGGAAGCTCGATCTCGAGGTTCTCTCCACCCACGGCGCGCCCGCCGCCCGCGTGTTCGAGATCCGCGCCTACGGAGCCTGA
- a CDS encoding LacI family DNA-binding transcriptional regulator — protein sequence MSEERRVTLREVARVAGVSVSAVSYALRGAANIPAETAARVRAVADKLGYRPNARVGELMAHIRQARPLAKAEPLALVYLEGDRATAKKNGFAQIVEASARLHAAHRGYRLDAFWLSEVEGNARRLAGILTARGISGVLFAPTVGEKRIELDWPWADFAVAVAGMSELSVALPRAGHHHYEAMREVLRRMSAKGARRPAAMIEATTNERAHRGWQAAWLAYGPAGAARRLWLYRAGEKNELAAWLQRLKPDALVTDNANLIHAAQAAGWAEPNERGAVLSWHARSAFGGIDQGYDDIAAHAVDLVVTQLQRNERGLPDPPPMLLFPGRWRECSQTSAGGHAPSLREAMRCAL from the coding sequence GTGAGCGAGGAGCGTCGGGTGACATTGCGGGAAGTGGCGCGGGTGGCGGGCGTATCGGTCTCGGCGGTGTCGTATGCGCTGCGGGGCGCGGCGAATATCCCGGCGGAGACGGCGGCGCGCGTGCGGGCGGTGGCGGACAAACTCGGTTACCGTCCCAATGCGCGGGTGGGGGAACTGATGGCGCATATCCGGCAGGCGCGTCCGCTCGCGAAGGCCGAACCGCTGGCGCTGGTGTATCTCGAAGGCGATCGTGCGACGGCAAAAAAAAACGGGTTTGCGCAAATCGTGGAAGCCAGTGCGCGGTTGCATGCGGCGCACCGCGGCTACCGGCTGGATGCGTTTTGGTTGTCGGAAGTGGAAGGCAATGCCCGCCGGCTCGCCGGCATATTAACCGCACGCGGAATCAGCGGGGTTTTGTTCGCGCCCACCGTTGGCGAGAAACGCATCGAGCTTGATTGGCCCTGGGCGGATTTTGCGGTGGCGGTGGCGGGCATGTCGGAGCTCAGCGTGGCGTTGCCGCGCGCGGGGCATCATCACTACGAGGCGATGCGCGAAGTGCTGCGGCGTATGTCGGCGAAAGGCGCGCGCCGGCCTGCGGCGATGATCGAGGCGACGACGAACGAACGCGCGCATCGTGGCTGGCAGGCGGCTTGGCTGGCGTATGGACCGGCCGGTGCGGCGCGGCGCCTGTGGCTGTATCGAGCCGGTGAAAAAAACGAACTCGCGGCGTGGTTGCAGCGGTTAAAGCCCGATGCGTTGGTGACGGATAACGCGAACCTCATCCACGCGGCGCAGGCGGCGGGTTGGGCGGAACCGAACGAGCGAGGAGCCGTGTTGTCGTGGCACGCGCGTTCGGCGTTTGGCGGAATCGATCAAGGCTATGATGACATCGCGGCGCATGCGGTGGATCTGGTGGTGACCCAGCTGCAGCGCAACGAGCGCGGGCTGCCCGATCCGCCGCCGATGCTGCTGTTTCCCGGACGTTGGCGGGAGTGTTCACAAACCTCGGCCGGAGGTCACGCGCCGTCTTTGCGCGAGGCGATGCGTTGCGCGCTATAG
- a CDS encoding voltage-gated chloride channel family protein, translating into MNFLSQRLDAFNMEGLRRLIIGVLLVTPVGVLAGSASAFFLWALDRATTLRFENGWLLFLLPLAGAGIAWVYHSYGNGAERGNNLLIDEIHQPGGGVPARITPLVLGGTLITHLFGGSAGREGTAVQMGGGLASAFATLARIPEKYRRMLLMAGVAAGFGSVFGTPLAGAIFAMEVLTLGRVQYDMLIPCMVAALVGDFTCTAWGAHHTRMLIAGPLMGDHSMLAGMDLSLLAKVAIAGVAFGLCARLFSSAGHGISAAFTRYVPRFWLRPVIGGVVVIALTYLLGTREYLGLGTVALNLGDTTTTSVFFEGGADTWSWFWKLLFTVVTLGAGFKGGEVTPLFFIGGALGNTLAGLLGMPVDLAAGLGFVAVFAGASNTPLACTLMGIELFGAQHAIFFAVACWLSYQFSGHSGIYSAQRIASRKDGA; encoded by the coding sequence GTGAACTTCCTTTCACAACGCCTCGACGCTTTCAACATGGAGGGCCTGCGCCGTCTCATCATCGGCGTGTTGCTGGTCACGCCGGTGGGAGTGCTCGCCGGTTCGGCCAGCGCGTTTTTCCTGTGGGCGCTCGACCGGGCGACCACGTTGCGTTTCGAAAACGGCTGGCTGCTTTTCCTGCTTCCGCTCGCCGGCGCAGGCATCGCGTGGGTTTATCATTCCTACGGAAACGGAGCTGAACGCGGCAACAACCTGCTCATCGACGAAATCCACCAGCCCGGCGGCGGCGTGCCCGCGCGCATCACTCCACTCGTGCTGGGGGGCACTTTGATCACACACCTGTTCGGCGGCTCGGCCGGACGCGAGGGCACTGCCGTTCAGATGGGTGGCGGACTCGCCAGCGCCTTCGCCACGCTCGCCCGCATTCCGGAAAAATATCGGCGCATGCTGCTCATGGCCGGCGTCGCCGCGGGATTCGGATCAGTCTTTGGAACGCCGCTCGCCGGGGCGATTTTCGCGATGGAAGTGCTCACGTTGGGCCGCGTCCAATACGACATGCTCATCCCGTGTATGGTGGCCGCGCTGGTCGGTGATTTCACCTGCACCGCCTGGGGCGCGCATCATACCCGCATGCTGATCGCCGGACCGCTGATGGGTGACCACTCGATGCTTGCGGGGATGGATTTGAGCTTACTCGCCAAGGTCGCGATCGCCGGCGTCGCCTTCGGTTTATGTGCGCGTCTTTTTTCGAGCGCCGGCCACGGAATCAGCGCGGCGTTCACCCGTTACGTTCCCCGCTTCTGGCTGCGCCCGGTGATCGGCGGCGTGGTCGTCATCGCGCTCACTTACCTCCTCGGAACGCGTGAATACCTCGGTCTCGGCACGGTCGCACTCAACCTCGGCGATACCACCACCACGTCGGTTTTTTTTGAAGGCGGCGCGGATACGTGGAGCTGGTTTTGGAAACTCCTCTTCACCGTGGTGACGCTCGGAGCGGGCTTCAAAGGCGGCGAAGTCACGCCATTGTTTTTTATTGGTGGAGCGCTCGGCAACACCCTCGCCGGCCTGCTCGGCATGCCGGTCGATCTCGCCGCAGGGCTGGGCTTCGTCGCGGTCTTCGCCGGGGCCAGCAACACCCCGCTTGCCTGCACGCTGATGGGAATCGAACTCTTCGGCGCACAACATGCCATTTTCTTCGCCGTGGCCTGCTGGTTGAGTTATCAGTTCAGCGGTCATTCCGGCATCTATAGCGCGCAACGCATCGCCTCGCGCAAAGACGGCGCGTGA
- a CDS encoding chloride channel protein, with amino-acid sequence MKPSFTDALASLKARWLTIPTSARQMVMLASLGIFTGLVAVAFHIVSEWIAHHTYHALAEYGTAWFIGGTLASVVIGSLLATWIVRRFAPQAGGGGVLPTKLAFWKDFGEMPASTAIAKFAGSALTMGSGVSLGPEGPAVQIGAATLSSTAGFFGVAKQRRRIFSAAGSAAALAAVFNAPLTAITFVLEEIVGDLNSRLLGGILLAAVMGALVSHALIGNQPAFQVAALSEPGWRGVLLCPLVALVAAGAGIAFHKGALAARLRFRGANWLPAWAQPATGALGTWVLGGAAFLYTGHLGVFGIGYADITACIDGRMTWSIALVLGIAKLGATILAVGAGGCGGIFAPNLFLGAMCGGAIAAGASRFMPLTHSDQAMLVMSGMCACLGAVIRTPITCILLIFEVTHQFVIVPLLLLATLVSQLVARRLAKEGLYEEMLRQNGEDPHHVLPPRDYKRWRELPAGTITCFKPVVIESLDQDRLKALIDSDSHERFPVRNADGSIAGILTRQEAADSLAQGREPRLAKALWVSPHDSVSKAQKLLVESSVNFICVGDYRQNALAGVITLHDLLRGQQGLGEDEDVI; translated from the coding sequence ATGAAACCCTCCTTCACCGATGCCCTCGCTTCGTTAAAAGCACGGTGGCTGACGATTCCCACCTCGGCCCGTCAGATGGTGATGCTGGCATCACTCGGCATCTTTACCGGTCTCGTCGCGGTGGCCTTCCATATCGTGTCGGAATGGATCGCCCACCACACCTACCACGCGCTCGCGGAATACGGCACGGCTTGGTTCATCGGCGGCACCCTCGCCTCGGTCGTGATCGGCAGTTTGCTGGCGACTTGGATTGTCCGTCGTTTCGCACCGCAGGCCGGTGGCGGTGGCGTGCTTCCCACCAAACTCGCCTTTTGGAAAGACTTCGGTGAAATGCCGGCAAGCACCGCGATCGCCAAGTTTGCCGGCTCCGCCCTCACCATGGGCAGCGGCGTCAGTCTCGGCCCCGAAGGACCCGCCGTGCAAATCGGCGCCGCGACTCTTTCATCGACGGCGGGATTCTTCGGCGTAGCCAAACAACGCCGCCGCATTTTCAGCGCCGCCGGTTCCGCCGCCGCGTTGGCCGCGGTGTTCAACGCGCCGCTGACTGCGATCACCTTCGTCCTCGAGGAAATCGTCGGCGATCTCAACAGCCGGCTGCTCGGCGGAATCCTGCTCGCGGCGGTCATGGGCGCGCTCGTTTCCCACGCACTCATCGGCAACCAGCCCGCATTCCAAGTGGCCGCACTCAGCGAACCAGGCTGGCGCGGCGTGCTGCTGTGTCCGCTGGTCGCCCTCGTCGCCGCCGGAGCCGGCATCGCCTTTCACAAGGGCGCCCTCGCCGCGCGCCTGCGTTTTCGCGGTGCCAACTGGCTGCCCGCCTGGGCCCAGCCCGCGACCGGCGCCCTCGGCACGTGGGTGTTGGGCGGCGCGGCGTTTCTCTACACCGGGCATCTCGGCGTATTTGGTATCGGATACGCGGACATCACCGCGTGCATCGACGGACGCATGACGTGGTCCATCGCCCTCGTGCTCGGCATTGCCAAGCTCGGCGCAACCATCCTCGCCGTGGGCGCCGGCGGTTGCGGCGGCATCTTTGCGCCCAATTTGTTTTTAGGTGCCATGTGCGGCGGGGCCATCGCCGCGGGCGCCTCGCGATTCATGCCGCTCACCCATTCCGACCAGGCCATGCTCGTGATGTCGGGCATGTGCGCTTGTTTGGGCGCAGTCATCCGCACTCCGATCACGTGCATCCTGCTGATTTTCGAAGTGACACACCAGTTTGTGATCGTGCCGCTCCTGTTGCTCGCGACGCTTGTCAGCCAGCTCGTCGCCCGCCGCCTCGCCAAAGAAGGCCTCTACGAAGAAATGCTCCGCCAGAACGGCGAAGATCCCCATCACGTGCTGCCACCCCGGGACTACAAACGCTGGCGTGAATTGCCCGCCGGCACCATCACCTGCTTTAAACCCGTGGTGATCGAATCTCTCGACCAAGACCGTCTGAAAGCGCTGATCGACTCCGACAGCCATGAACGTTTTCCCGTGCGTAATGCCGATGGCAGCATCGCGGGCATTCTTACGCGGCAGGAAGCCGCCGATTCACTCGCGCAGGGTCGTGAGCCCCGCCTCGCCAAGGCGCTGTGGGTCTCCCCGCATGATTCCGTTTCCAAGGCGCAAAAACTCCTCGTGGAGTCATCCGTCAATTTCATCTGCGTCGGCGATTACCGTCAAAATGCCCTCGCCGGTGTGATCACGCTGCACGACCTCCTACGCGGCCAGCAAGGTCTGGGCGAAGACGAAGACGTCATCTAA
- a CDS encoding EamA family transporter gives MNWFYWALLSAVFAGATAILAKVGVEGVNSHLAMAIRTTVVLGFAWILVVIAAPSPWREMQTLTGRTWLFLGLSGAATGLSWLCYFRALQLGEASKVAPIDKLSVVFVLVFAALFLGESLTWRTGLGGALITAGAVVLVMK, from the coding sequence ATGAACTGGTTTTACTGGGCGCTGTTATCCGCGGTGTTTGCAGGGGCGACGGCGATTCTCGCCAAGGTCGGTGTCGAGGGCGTGAACTCGCATCTCGCGATGGCGATCCGCACGACGGTCGTGTTGGGGTTTGCGTGGATCCTTGTGGTGATCGCGGCACCGTCGCCCTGGCGCGAAATGCAAACACTCACGGGCCGCACCTGGCTTTTTCTTGGCTTATCGGGCGCGGCGACGGGTTTGTCCTGGCTGTGTTATTTCCGCGCGCTGCAACTGGGCGAGGCGTCAAAAGTCGCGCCGATCGACAAGTTGAGCGTGGTTTTCGTGCTGGTGTTCGCCGCGCTGTTTCTGGGCGAATCGCTCACGTGGCGCACGGGACTCGGCGGTGCGTTGATCACGGCCGGAGCCGTGGTGCTGGTGATGAAGTGA
- a CDS encoding TIGR03790 family protein yields the protein MNLGLARREDGCNLAGMLGRRLPLFLLFMVIAVVARADEVASRVIVLANRDDPESVKLAEYYAQKRDVPPENIIALPMPDTEIISWREYIDGILNPLRAELVKRGSLDAIGMDLFDAVGRKKYAISGHTISYLVVCRGVPLKIANDGSLPVENSPALINPAFKTNASSVDGELALLAVVNSPLIAFLPNPLFKNDKPSSIQLDQIVKVGRLDGPTYADARGLIDHAIAAENGGLIGRGYVDIGGPHALGDRWLEDVAKQLDELNFDTDVERVGGSMPAWTRMDAPALYFGWYAGELNGPFAQPGFTFPPGAVALHIHSYSAATLRSTTSGWVGPLVARGVTATFGNVNEPYLEFTHQPQLVLKSLARGDRLGDAAAYSVPVYSWQAIMVGDPLYRPFAVKPDELWARRDKLPSNQRPYVVLSRMRELDRGGDRNGAIWAGLISEKTNPSMAVALATAKLQQATGDSSGALQTLAWVASRRSFTLLESPLAVLVAQQLRESGEAKTALGVWQRVLGSRAIARELRIQWLPQALEVAREAQDARQIVNWDSEYKELTAPPPVSDEDKKQGGP from the coding sequence ATGAATCTAGGGTTGGCGCGGCGGGAGGACGGTTGCAACCTCGCGGGAATGCTGGGCCGCCGACTCCCTCTGTTCCTGCTGTTTATGGTAATCGCCGTGGTGGCGCGCGCCGATGAAGTGGCCTCGCGGGTCATCGTGCTGGCAAACCGTGACGACCCGGAATCGGTGAAGCTGGCGGAGTATTACGCGCAAAAACGCGACGTGCCGCCGGAGAACATCATCGCGCTGCCCATGCCGGACACCGAGATCATCAGCTGGCGCGAGTATATCGACGGGATTCTGAATCCGTTGCGGGCGGAGCTCGTGAAACGCGGCTCGCTGGATGCGATTGGCATGGATCTGTTTGATGCGGTCGGACGGAAGAAATACGCGATTTCGGGGCACACGATTTCTTATCTGGTGGTGTGTCGCGGCGTGCCGTTGAAAATCGCCAACGATGGTTCGCTGCCGGTGGAAAATTCACCGGCGCTGATCAATCCGGCGTTTAAGACCAATGCGTCGTCGGTCGATGGTGAGCTGGCGTTGCTCGCCGTGGTGAATTCGCCGTTGATCGCGTTTTTGCCGAATCCGCTTTTTAAAAATGACAAGCCTTCGTCGATCCAACTGGACCAGATCGTGAAGGTGGGGCGACTGGACGGACCGACCTATGCCGATGCGCGCGGCTTGATCGATCATGCGATCGCGGCGGAAAACGGCGGGCTCATCGGACGTGGTTACGTTGATATCGGCGGCCCGCATGCGCTGGGCGATCGCTGGCTCGAGGATGTGGCGAAGCAGCTCGACGAATTGAATTTCGATACCGATGTGGAACGCGTGGGCGGCTCAATGCCGGCGTGGACGCGGATGGATGCGCCGGCGTTGTATTTCGGTTGGTATGCGGGCGAGCTGAACGGGCCATTTGCACAACCTGGGTTCACGTTTCCGCCCGGCGCGGTGGCGTTGCACATCCATAGTTATTCGGCCGCCACGCTGCGTTCGACGACGAGCGGCTGGGTCGGGCCGCTGGTGGCGCGCGGGGTGACAGCGACCTTTGGAAATGTGAATGAGCCGTATCTGGAGTTCACGCATCAGCCGCAGCTGGTGTTGAAGTCGCTCGCGCGCGGCGACCGGTTGGGTGATGCGGCGGCGTATTCGGTGCCGGTTTACAGCTGGCAGGCGATCATGGTGGGCGACCCGTTGTATCGCCCGTTTGCCGTGAAGCCGGACGAGCTGTGGGCGCGTCGGGACAAACTGCCGTCGAATCAACGGCCGTATGTGGTCTTGAGCCGCATGCGCGAACTGGATCGCGGAGGGGATCGCAACGGTGCGATTTGGGCGGGACTGATCTCGGAGAAGACCAATCCGAGCATGGCGGTGGCGCTGGCAACCGCAAAATTACAACAGGCGACGGGCGATAGTTCGGGCGCGTTGCAAACGCTGGCCTGGGTGGCGAGCCGCCGGAGTTTCACGCTCTTGGAGTCACCGTTGGCGGTGCTCGTCGCGCAGCAATTGCGTGAGTCGGGCGAGGCGAAAACTGCGCTCGGTGTGTGGCAACGCGTGCTCGGCAGCCGAGCGATCGCGCGTGAGTTGCGCATCCAATGGTTGCCGCAGGCCTTGGAGGTTGCGCGGGAAGCCCAGGATGCGCGGCAGATCGTGAATTGGGATTCTGAATACAAGGAGCTGACCGCTCCGCCGCCGGTGTCGGATGAGGACAAAAAACAAGGCGGACCGTAA
- a CDS encoding ClpP family protease, which translates to MHFDNLQPGLNAPLPRLDDDEEDDDKESDSIAKKSSAPVAMLIQKKFLDERKLFLWGAVTDETAKDIVEKLLYLEAIAPGKEIHFYINTPGGSITAGMAVYDTMQMITSPINVIVTGMAASMGSILLSGAKKGRRFLYKHSRVLIHQPLISGRMVGPATDINIQAKEMEKLRSELNQILADASGQPIEVINRDTDRDFYLNAQEAIAYGLADTIVDKV; encoded by the coding sequence ATGCATTTCGACAATCTCCAGCCCGGTCTTAACGCACCTCTCCCCCGCCTCGACGACGACGAGGAAGATGACGACAAGGAATCCGATTCCATCGCCAAAAAATCTTCCGCCCCCGTCGCCATGCTCATCCAGAAAAAGTTTCTCGATGAACGTAAGCTGTTCCTCTGGGGCGCCGTGACCGACGAAACCGCCAAGGACATCGTCGAAAAGCTCCTCTACCTCGAGGCCATCGCCCCCGGTAAGGAAATCCACTTCTACATCAACACCCCGGGCGGATCGATCACCGCCGGCATGGCCGTTTACGACACCATGCAGATGATCACCTCGCCGATTAACGTCATCGTGACCGGCATGGCCGCCTCGATGGGCTCGATCCTCCTCTCCGGCGCCAAGAAGGGCCGCCGCTTCCTCTACAAACACTCCCGTGTGTTGATCCACCAGCCGCTCATCTCCGGCCGCATGGTCGGCCCCGCGACCGACATCAACATTCAGGCCAAGGAAATGGAAAAGCTCCGCTCCGAGCTGAACCAGATCCTAGCCGACGCGTCCGGCCAGCCCATCGAAGTCATCAACCGCGACACCGACCGCGACTTCTACCTCAACGCCCAGGAAGCCATCGCCTACGGTCTCGCCGACACCATCGTGGACAAGGTCTAA
- a CDS encoding low molecular weight protein tyrosine phosphatase family protein — protein MSIGKTKLLFLCSRNQWRSPTAEALFKNHPRYDARSAGTENGARIKVTGCHLGWADTIFCMERKHADRLREKFPEDLAGKPVVILRIPDDYPAAHDPELIARLRDALAPHLPDL, from the coding sequence GTGAGTATCGGCAAGACCAAGCTCCTCTTCCTCTGTTCGCGCAACCAGTGGCGCTCACCCACCGCCGAGGCGTTGTTCAAGAATCACCCGCGCTACGATGCCCGTTCGGCCGGCACCGAAAACGGTGCCCGCATCAAGGTCACCGGCTGCCACCTCGGCTGGGCCGACACGATTTTTTGCATGGAGCGCAAACACGCCGACCGCCTGCGCGAGAAGTTCCCCGAGGACCTCGCGGGCAAACCCGTGGTCATCCTGCGCATCCCCGACGATTACCCCGCGGCGCACGATCCGGAGTTGATTGCCCGCCTCCGCGATGCACTCGCACCGCATTTGCCTGATCTGTGA
- a CDS encoding SanA/YdcF family protein, translating into MISRLRLFLGASRTRRVFIGFLILGVAFVVFSNLRITRSHRDQLYTLVEETPERETALVLGANATLRSGRPNPHFVNRMDAAAALYHAGKVRRLLVSGDNSRADYDEPAMMKNALISRGVPASAIVCDYAGFRTLDSVIRARDVFGLTACTIVTQRYHNARALEIARAHGIDAIGFCATDTHFRYSVRTELREVVSRTVAVLDLYVWNKQPRFSGPREPLPPLGS; encoded by the coding sequence ATGATCTCCCGTCTTCGCCTTTTCCTGGGTGCGTCGCGCACTCGACGCGTGTTTATCGGCTTCTTGATCCTTGGAGTCGCCTTCGTGGTCTTTTCCAACCTCCGCATCACGCGCAGCCACCGCGATCAACTTTACACGCTCGTCGAGGAAACTCCCGAGCGTGAAACCGCCCTGGTCCTTGGCGCCAATGCCACGCTGCGCAGTGGCCGTCCCAATCCGCATTTTGTTAATCGCATGGATGCCGCCGCCGCGCTCTATCACGCGGGTAAAGTCCGTCGCCTGCTTGTCAGCGGCGACAACAGCCGCGCCGACTACGACGAGCCTGCGATGATGAAAAACGCGCTCATCTCCCGGGGCGTGCCCGCATCCGCCATCGTCTGCGATTATGCCGGATTCCGCACGCTGGATTCGGTCATACGCGCCCGCGACGTCTTCGGGCTCACCGCGTGCACCATCGTCACGCAGCGCTACCACAACGCCCGCGCGCTGGAGATCGCCCGCGCCCACGGGATCGATGCGATCGGCTTTTGCGCCACCGATACTCATTTCCGCTATTCGGTGCGCACCGAGCTGCGCGAAGTCGTTTCCCGCACCGTGGCCGTGCTCGATCTCTACGTGTGGAACAAGCAGCCGCGTTTTTCCGGACCGCGTGAGCCGCTCCCTCCCCTTGGCTCGTGA